The sequence below is a genomic window from Coffea arabica cultivar ET-39 chromosome 4c, Coffea Arabica ET-39 HiFi, whole genome shotgun sequence.
CACATGAACAATTTAAGAGGGAGGATAGTTTTGATCACAAACTTCTAAGACCAGTGCACTTTGCTAATCTACTAGTAACTTACTTTATTTCATCCTAGAAGAAAGAAGTATAAATGTTAAAGCTCTGGTAATGTGGCAcccaatgttttttttttttgttgattagATCTTAGCATCTCTTGcacttaataattttttattacaCAAATACTTCGCAATTTTAACAACTACTTTGCTAAGCAATTTGACCATGTAAATGAAATCCTAAATGATGTGTACATAACTAAGGacggaaaaaaaattttattgagaAAAGGATTGTGAGTTTTGCTTTAATTGAATAATGATAGGGCTGAAACCCGAAAGATGAATCGACTTACTTAATATTAGAATTGTTAAGAATTATCaagttaaatattttaaaaaatcaagttATACACTGACAAACTTTAACACTAATAATTACTTTTAAATTTAGACTTGACTCTACAAAAATCAAGCAAATTTGgtacaaaagataaaataaGTCAAACTTATATGTAATTTCAAgttattaaaataataaaataattttgtaTACATTGATGGAGTTGAATGAATGTATATCAtattatttgaatttaaattttaaatattaaaatttacatACATTATATGCATCTATTCTCGTTTATATGTACAGTGTTAGTATATAAAAGATTTATTCGATAATTTTGTCgtaaaaaatactaaaaaaaacaATATTAATGTTAATCATCAAATATTCGGTTCCATCAGGGTCCGTTTTGGGCGTTTATTAATTACTAGTTTGTTTGTGCTTCATGAGATGCATGAGGGCGCCCAATTTTTTATAAAGTTGTTAGTTGGGTGTTAGAGTTAAGAGTGGGTGTGAGCGAATTTGATGATGGAAGAGTGGAGTTTAGAATACTTAGGTACATTGATTTGTGGTAGTCTGTACGTTATCAAAAGTTGATTATTATAGGATAGAAAGCTCAAACGAAGAGCCGTAGACAAAAGCACTATTTACCTTAGCAAAAGTAGATGGTTGCATGATAGAAAACAAATGTCAATAGCTATTGCAAAATTATAAGTGACAAACAAACcaatttaactaaatttattcATACATGCTCATGAATAAATGgatatgggtatcttaaatttttgcatatgggtataaatagattacccaataatatccatttatAAATCGGTATTATTGGATAACCCATCAAATTTAATTAATCTATTTAGTATTGTCTTCCCCCacgcatttttttttcaaattcttcattttgtcacgatgttaactacttttgtttcattattattattatttgttggttttatttattattttattttatcttagtttgttaacttgctcatttttagcattaccaatttatgacaagttttagcctcttttcctacctttttaaaataagattttaaatttacacacgAAAAAAATGCTAGGGGTtccaaatttttggattaagtttttctattaacttttatagtacttaattcaaaattttatattcttattgttcaattattaaatagtatgtaattttgtgaTATAGAGTAcggatggaaaaaaaatttataattggcttattgaacattatgcgtaaatatttaaaactaatgatggatGCAAAGGGTAGTATAAATTGATAagttagtttgcaaaaatgaatttaaatgagtttacaaaaattaaaataaatggattataaatgggtaattgggttacctaattcattttttaacatATCCATTTATATCCATCTAATTAATGGATTGACTTATTTATACTCATTACTCATTTTAACCAATCCAAATCCGCCCAAAACACCTATTTTGATACTTCTATGCAAAACATAGGTGGGCTACATGGTTTTAAACATAGGTGGGAAGAAGAGATTGCCACGACAAAAAACACTAAATTTGCATTTGGAGCATTTTAGACAGATACGCAACTTCACCAGCCTCCAATTGCTTCCACGTAGTAAGGCAACAAGAGCAATGTTTCacttagggctgcaaacgaatcgaaccgctcgcgagcggctcgagtcgagctcgagtcaaactcgagctcgagctcgagctcagaatattaagctcgttagctcgcgagccggctcacgagtttgggtatatatatatatatatatatatatatatattatttttattaaataataaaaatatgtatattatatatattttttattttttattttcatagtaaaattacgtatatatccttaatattttattatttattaagaaaaaaatattattttatttatttttttaaaataaaataattattttttatttttttttgagctcgagctcggctcgacttgatttgagtcgagctcgagcttgaaatttgccggctcgtcgagctcgagcttggtaaaatttagtttaggctcggctcgattagctcaaaactcgactcgactcgactcgtttgcagccctagttccACTAACTCAACTCAATCTGTACAATACTAACATGTTAAGGTGAAATTCCAAATTTAGCCACCTAGTCATGGTGCCCATAGGGGACCATTACCATTACTGCTGCTCATATTCATAAGCCAACTCCCCTTTTTATACCTTTTAGGATTACCCGGTAGCTAACCGATGGATCTAATTATTACCCGATTTAGCTCGGGTGGAGCCTGGTTCCAACCGACCCGTTACCGTTTTCCACACACTCGAAACTACTACTGCCTACAGTCTAGAGGCGGAGCCACTTGCCCCTCCTCCTTCAAACCGGCGACGCTTGGAAATTCAGACGTTAGTCCACCGGCCGTCGCCTCAATCGGTCGCTGAAGAACCTGCACAGCTCTCCCCACCTCCCAACAAATTGATTGAGATATTAGGGTTTCATCATTATGGACACCCCTGAAAAACCACCACAGGAAACTGCTTCAAAAGTAAGCATTTGCcactcaattttttatttttccattccATTTTCTGGGTATTTGTGTAGTTTTTTTATCGTCATTTCCATTTACCGTTGAATTTTTGTGGAACTTTTTCCTTCATTCCCAACTCGTATACGCTATAGTGAATAGAAGAAGTTGGGATTTTGTGCGGAAATGATCAGGTTTGGATGCAATTAATCGTAAAGGAAATTGTTATTTCGACTGTGGTTCAATTTTAGTAATATTTTTGCTAGTTGGTAATTACTGTATATTCTTTTGCGGATGGAGTAGTTAAGGAGAGAGTATGATTCTCGTGCATCTCATTTTGATTTTCTTAGTGTCtgagaaagggaaaagaaaaggaaaaagaacgaAAAACCCTGTCACAAGCATATTGAGAATCCTCTTTATATTTAAAATATGATCTAACGAGTATAAAACCGATGTATGTAATTTTAGAATTGAAAAAGTAGTATTGGACTGAGAATTATAGCCATGATTAGTGGATTAGTATTAAGCATTGGCAAAGTGATGAAACAAATTCTAATTTCCCAAGTTTTGGACTTGATGAAGTAGCAGCTACCccgtgtgtatgtgtgtgtgtgtgtttttttggggtggttttggagGGAGGGGGAGAGGGCCTAAATATTCGTTTTATAGTGCAATACGTTGTTGTACCGGTAGAAAAACCTGTTTAAGACAAGTCATAACATGATTTTGCTGTAGTTTTGTACTAACTGTATTGATACTGTGAAATATACAATGATTGTAGCGTCGAATGACACTGCAGGTTGATGATGACAAGGGAGACAAAATTGTGTATTAGTAGAATaactcttttctattttttttttgcccctcTTGAAAGGAAACTAGAAAGATGGCTGGAACAGTCAACTGGGGTACGGCAACTGTCATTGGAATATTTGCTGGCATGTTATATGGGGGTAGCAAGGAGGCAGCTGCTTCTTCTGTAAGTATGCTTCAGGATATATGTTTATTATTTCATCTTGTTGCATGAGAATATTTAAGCTTCACACCATTTGCTGAAGGTATATATCCTGTCTGGCCTGCTGTCTGATTCAGTTCTGGATAGAGAACAGGCATTTATTTTGGTTGTTTAGGGTCAGTTTTTGATTTTCCTAGAAATGGATAGCTTTATGATCTCTTGAATTTTGTGAGCATTTATCTCATTGTAGGATCACATTTATGCCTTGTGCCATTCTTGTCGAGTCAAAAACATGTTTAGTGTCTTTGACaatgagaaaagaaattttttttttggagaaattttTGTACAACCATATTTTCACATTCAGGACTGCCAGATGATGAAGTTAAAGTCTTGGAATTTCATGGAAGGGAGTGACTTTTACCAAGATAGTATAATCCAGCTATTTTAGCAAACAAATATATTGTGTTCTGTCAACTATAATCTGAAATagaatatgattttttttttttcttttctgttttactTCATCAGAGTAATTTGCAGATGAGCAATGTTGGTCAGCTTTGAAAATTAGTGCAATTTTATATCTTGCATTATCATAGCTTAGTTTATATCTCCATTACAAATCTGATGGTGTATAgccatttaattatttttctgGTAATTTTTGAACAAGTATTGCTCATTAGATACTTCTATAAGATGTGATTTAGTTGGACTTTTCATACTTTCTGTTATAAACTTTAAATTTTAAGACATTTTTGTCTTGTTGTACCCAGAGTAAAGATGCTGAAGTAATGTTGAAGATGGGAAGCACACCAGATAAACGTGAGCAGTATCGACTGATGCGAGATGCTATGGAGAAAAGATTTATCCGAGTTACTCGGGGCTCTATAGTTGGTGGAGTTCGCCTTGGGATGTTTACTGCTGCTTTTTACAGCTTACAAAATCTACTTACTGAAAAACGAGGGGTGCGTGATGTTTATAACGTTGTGGGAGCTGGTTCTGCTACTGCTGCAACCTTTGGTCTAATTAGTAAGAACCCCTTTATCTCTCTGTGTTTATGTCTTTCTCTTTCTTGATAGTCACCTTAGGGGTGCATAACACGAAGGCTGGTTTTATCCATTTACACCTTATAGCAACAGAAATTATTATTTGTCTACTAAAATTCATGCATTCCTTCTGTTTGTAGTGCCAGGATCACTCCTTTGGCGTGTAAGGAACGTGATGCTGGGATCAGCTTTGGGTGCAGCAGTTTGTTTCCCTCTTGGTAATATAATTAACCTTGACTGTTTCACCATCAAATCTGCTTTCTAGTTTATGAAGGGTGTCATAAATCTTTCTTCCTCTCATTCTTCATTTTGTCAGCTATGGAAAATTCAGTATCATCACACCTGTTGCCGTAAATTGATTGACAA
It includes:
- the LOC113738687 gene encoding uncharacterized protein, whose protein sequence is MDTPEKPPQETASKETRKMAGTVNWGTATVIGIFAGMLYGGSKEAAASSSKDAEVMLKMGSTPDKREQYRLMRDAMEKRFIRVTRGSIVGGVRLGMFTAAFYSLQNLLTEKRGVRDVYNVVGAGSATAATFGLIMPGSLLWRVRNVMLGSALGAAVCFPLGWLHLKLVEKANEEKLATTYDKSDPTGGKTGVGAAIQRLEGQLSK